Proteins encoded within one genomic window of Phototrophicus methaneseepsis:
- a CDS encoding NADH:flavin oxidoreductase: MNYKRVAQLRTLEQFLEYCQSIGAEMPVDETIATGPDAPLAQHVTYGNKTLSNRFAVLPMEGWDGTPDGHPSDLTRRRWERFGLSGADLIWGGEAVAVRHDGRANARQLIIKPETVGEIAAMRQLLLDTHAAHHGSSENVLIGLQLTHSGRFCRPNTHALEPRIAYRHPLLDKKFNITDEKLVFSDDEIDELIADFGKAAKLAQQAGFDFVDLKHCHGYLGHEFLSAIDREGKYGGSFENRTRFLRHLVETVRREAPGLDIGVRLSAIDFVPFKPDADNTGEPDYIPREGYKYAFGGDGTGLGIDFTEPKRFLDLLAELNIRLTCITVGSPYYNPHIQRPAIFPPSDGYFPPEDPLVGVARQIAVTAELKRHRPDLLIVGSGYSYLQDWLPNVAQAVVRQNMVDFVGLGRMILTYPEIAADTLAGKPLQRKRICRTFSDCTTAPRNGMVSGCYPLDPFYKEKPEYDALMEAKKSLKVTS; encoded by the coding sequence ATGAATTACAAGCGCGTCGCACAATTACGCACCCTGGAACAATTCCTTGAATATTGCCAATCTATCGGCGCGGAAATGCCCGTAGACGAGACAATCGCAACCGGGCCAGATGCCCCGTTAGCGCAGCACGTCACGTATGGCAATAAAACATTATCGAACCGCTTCGCCGTGCTGCCTATGGAAGGTTGGGATGGAACGCCTGATGGTCATCCCAGTGACCTCACTCGGCGGCGCTGGGAGCGATTCGGCCTGAGTGGGGCCGATCTCATCTGGGGCGGTGAAGCCGTTGCTGTGCGCCATGATGGGCGCGCCAATGCCCGCCAGTTGATCATCAAGCCGGAAACAGTCGGCGAGATTGCAGCCATGCGTCAACTGCTGCTGGATACCCATGCTGCCCATCACGGCAGCAGCGAGAACGTGCTCATCGGGCTGCAACTGACGCACTCCGGGCGTTTTTGCCGGCCTAATACGCATGCCCTGGAGCCGCGTATTGCTTACAGACACCCCCTGCTGGATAAAAAGTTCAACATCACAGACGAGAAACTCGTATTCAGCGATGATGAAATCGACGAATTGATTGCGGACTTTGGCAAGGCAGCCAAGCTGGCACAGCAAGCAGGATTCGACTTTGTGGACCTCAAGCATTGTCATGGCTATCTGGGCCATGAATTCCTGAGCGCGATTGACCGTGAAGGCAAATATGGGGGCAGCTTCGAAAACCGGACGAGATTCTTGCGTCATCTCGTTGAGACGGTCCGTAGAGAAGCCCCGGGGCTGGATATTGGCGTCCGGCTGAGCGCGATTGATTTCGTCCCATTTAAGCCAGATGCGGATAACACCGGGGAGCCAGACTATATCCCCAGGGAGGGCTATAAGTACGCATTCGGCGGGGATGGCACCGGCTTAGGCATTGATTTTACAGAGCCAAAGCGCTTTCTCGATCTACTGGCAGAATTAAACATTCGGTTGACATGCATCACAGTCGGCAGCCCTTATTACAATCCACATATTCAACGGCCCGCCATCTTCCCACCTTCCGATGGCTACTTCCCCCCGGAAGACCCCCTTGTAGGCGTTGCACGGCAAATCGCTGTGACGGCAGAGCTAAAGAGGCATCGCCCGGACCTGCTCATTGTCGGATCGGGATATTCTTACCTGCAAGATTGGCTGCCGAACGTGGCACAGGCCGTTGTCAGGCAAAATATGGTTGATTTTGTGGGCCTGGGTCGTATGATACTAACGTATCCTGAGATCGCCGCAGATACCCTTGCCGGTAAGCCGTTACAGCGCAAGCGCATCTGCCGGACCTTCAGCGATTGCACCACCGCGCCACGTAATGGCATGGTATCGGGCTGCTACCCGCTCGACCCATTCTACAAAGAGAAGCCAGAGTACGATGCGCTTATGGAAGCCAAAAAATCGCTGAAGGTAACGAGTTAG
- the uxaC gene encoding glucuronate isomerase yields the protein MMEDRYFSPDPAQRQVARTLYETVQSLPLICPHGHVEPRLLADPNYQFGSPVDLLIIPDHYIFRMLYSQGISLEALGIPRQDGAAVESDHRAIWQSVCDHWYLFRATPTGIWVRDELSDVFGIDLKMNTANAQAIYDAIEEKLAQPEFRPRAMFERFNIEVLATTDAATDTLQYHQVIKESGWGGRVVPTFRPDAVVNIDTLNWGNHIEKLSTVSGIDVTDYASYIQALEQRRAFFKTMGATATDHAATSAYTAVLTDVEAETIFQRALAGKATAEDAKRFTGHMLIEMARMSSEDGLVMQLHVGAYRDHNQRIMDGFGQNMGADIPMTAEFTRSLKPLLDRYGNHPDMTVVLFNLDETNYSRELAPLAGHYPILKLGPPWWFFDSLLGMHRYFDGVIETAGLYNTAGFNDDTRAYPSIPARHDVWRRASADWLADKVVRQIIDEEDAAAMIAAMAYKLAKSTYKL from the coding sequence ATGATGGAAGATCGTTATTTTTCACCGGACCCGGCTCAACGCCAGGTAGCGCGTACATTGTATGAGACGGTTCAGTCACTGCCGCTGATTTGCCCGCATGGTCATGTGGAACCGCGTCTATTGGCAGACCCGAATTATCAGTTTGGCTCGCCTGTCGATCTACTCATCATCCCGGATCACTACATCTTCCGCATGTTGTACTCGCAGGGCATCTCTCTGGAAGCGTTAGGCATTCCTCGCCAGGATGGAGCCGCTGTTGAAAGCGATCACCGTGCGATCTGGCAGAGCGTCTGTGACCATTGGTACCTGTTCCGTGCCACGCCGACGGGTATCTGGGTGCGTGATGAATTGAGCGATGTCTTCGGCATTGACCTGAAGATGAACACGGCCAATGCGCAGGCGATTTATGATGCCATTGAAGAAAAACTGGCACAGCCGGAATTCCGCCCGCGTGCGATGTTCGAACGCTTCAATATTGAGGTGCTGGCAACAACGGATGCTGCGACAGATACATTGCAATATCATCAAGTCATCAAGGAATCTGGCTGGGGCGGGCGTGTGGTGCCGACCTTCCGCCCGGACGCTGTCGTGAACATAGATACGCTGAACTGGGGCAATCATATCGAAAAGCTGAGCACTGTCTCCGGCATTGATGTGACTGACTATGCCAGCTACATCCAGGCGTTGGAACAGCGCCGCGCTTTCTTCAAGACGATGGGAGCGACGGCGACGGACCATGCCGCGACGTCAGCTTATACGGCTGTGCTGACCGATGTCGAAGCCGAAACGATCTTCCAGCGGGCACTGGCTGGCAAAGCCACTGCGGAAGATGCGAAGCGCTTTACAGGCCATATGCTGATTGAAATGGCGCGCATGAGCAGCGAGGACGGCCTCGTTATGCAATTGCACGTCGGTGCTTATCGTGATCATAATCAGCGTATTATGGATGGCTTCGGCCAGAATATGGGCGCAGACATCCCCATGACGGCGGAATTCACGCGCAGCTTGAAGCCGCTGCTGGACCGTTACGGCAATCATCCTGATATGACGGTAGTCCTGTTTAACTTAGATGAGACCAATTACAGCCGCGAACTGGCCCCGCTTGCGGGTCACTATCCGATCCTTAAATTAGGGCCGCCCTGGTGGTTCTTCGACAGCTTGTTGGGGATGCACCGCTACTTCGATGGCGTCATCGAGACAGCAGGACTGTATAACACAGCAGGCTTCAATGATGATACGCGTGCCTATCCTTCCATCCCGGCACGGCATGACGTCTGGCGGCGTGCCAGTGCCGATTGGCTGGCGGATAAGGTGGTGCGGCAGATCATTGATGAAGAGGACGCGGCAGCGATGATCGCGGCGATGGCTTATAAACTGGCGAAGTCAACCTATAAGTTATAA
- a CDS encoding dihydrodipicolinate synthase family protein has product MIKSAFNPAELIQPRRKITGMSAILLPFLEDGSVDWASFAAHLARTTEAGLTPAVNMDTGYVNLLDDATRSEVLQQTHATVGGHFVAGAFVADQPGAAWNLDAYRQRIEQIQQYGGTPIIFQNYGLTSQTPEAIVASYEQIGKHAPRFIAFELGTMFAPFGKIYDLDVYRGLLDVPQCIGAKHSSLSRVLEWERLQLRNEHRPDFMVMTGNDLAIDMVMYGSDYLLGLSTFAPDLFAKRDAMWAEGDPAFYELNDVLQYLGFLAFRPPVPAYKHSAAQFLKLRGWIKTNRTHPNSPARPESDIAILQDIAQRLGVLEGGAA; this is encoded by the coding sequence ATGATAAAGAGTGCTTTTAATCCGGCTGAACTCATCCAGCCAAGACGGAAAATTACGGGGATGTCCGCGATTTTGCTGCCCTTCCTGGAAGATGGCAGCGTCGATTGGGCGAGCTTTGCGGCCCATCTAGCACGGACGACAGAAGCCGGACTAACGCCCGCTGTAAATATGGATACCGGCTACGTCAATTTGTTGGATGATGCTACCCGCAGCGAGGTCTTGCAGCAGACGCACGCTACAGTGGGCGGCCATTTTGTGGCTGGTGCCTTCGTCGCGGACCAGCCCGGTGCAGCCTGGAACCTGGATGCTTATCGTCAGCGCATCGAGCAGATCCAACAATATGGCGGCACGCCGATTATCTTCCAGAATTATGGGCTGACTTCGCAAACGCCAGAGGCCATCGTCGCATCGTATGAGCAGATCGGCAAACATGCGCCGCGCTTCATTGCGTTTGAGCTGGGAACCATGTTTGCACCATTCGGCAAAATCTACGACCTGGATGTTTATCGTGGCCTGCTAGATGTGCCACAGTGCATTGGGGCCAAGCATTCCTCGCTCAGCCGTGTGCTGGAGTGGGAGCGGCTGCAACTACGCAATGAACACCGCCCAGATTTCATGGTGATGACGGGTAACGACCTGGCAATTGATATGGTGATGTATGGCAGCGATTATCTCCTGGGGCTGAGCACCTTCGCGCCGGATCTCTTCGCCAAGCGGGATGCCATGTGGGCAGAAGGCGACCCGGCTTTCTACGAACTCAATGATGTGCTGCAATACCTGGGTTTTCTGGCCTTCCGGCCACCAGTCCCGGCCTATAAACACAGCGCGGCCCAATTCCTCAAGCTGCGCGGCTGGATCAAAACAAACCGGACGCACCCCAATTCCCCGGCGCGCCCAGAGAGTGACATCGCCATTTTACAGGACATCGCCCAACGCCTGGGCGTGCTGGAAGGCGGTGCCGCATGA
- a CDS encoding Gfo/Idh/MocA family protein — MSAPGNKHRVAIVGTGNIITSHMRALQTSAERLELVAAVDLNEERVCQVCEQYHIPHWYTSVTTMLAEQKPDLVCILTPPATHLAIITECLEAGAWVYCEKPLCRSLAEFDAITEAENRTGRYVSTVFQWRFASVAKHIKKLVETDALGKPMVMLCNTMWYRTQAYYDVAWRGKYETEVGGPTMTLGIHLMDLFLWLIGEWEEVRAMAATLDHQIEVEDVSMALVRFANGSMGSIVNSTLSPRQESYMRLDFQKATLECKAMYRHNNDNWSMSLPDRADDPETLAHWSALTENNLGSHDMQLSELLDSMEANERPLVSGDEARRILEFAASLYKSAFTGQPVHKGDITPDDPFYYAMNGSTETA; from the coding sequence ATGAGTGCGCCAGGGAACAAGCATCGGGTTGCCATCGTCGGGACGGGCAACATCATCACCTCGCATATGCGGGCCCTACAAACTTCAGCCGAGCGTCTGGAACTGGTCGCAGCCGTTGACCTGAACGAAGAGCGCGTCTGCCAGGTCTGTGAGCAATACCATATCCCACACTGGTATACCTCCGTGACGACAATGCTGGCTGAGCAAAAACCGGATCTCGTCTGTATTCTGACGCCCCCGGCCACCCATCTCGCCATCATCACGGAATGCCTGGAAGCCGGGGCATGGGTCTACTGTGAAAAACCGCTGTGCCGCTCCCTGGCGGAGTTTGATGCCATCACAGAAGCAGAAAACCGCACCGGGCGCTACGTCAGCACCGTGTTTCAATGGCGCTTTGCGTCTGTCGCCAAACATATCAAAAAGCTGGTCGAGACAGACGCACTCGGCAAACCCATGGTCATGCTGTGTAATACGATGTGGTACCGTACACAGGCTTATTATGACGTGGCATGGCGTGGCAAATATGAAACGGAAGTCGGCGGGCCGACCATGACGCTGGGCATTCACCTGATGGACCTGTTCCTATGGCTCATTGGTGAGTGGGAAGAAGTCCGCGCCATGGCTGCGACATTGGACCATCAGATTGAAGTTGAAGATGTTTCCATGGCGCTGGTCCGTTTTGCCAATGGCAGCATGGGCAGCATTGTCAATAGCACGCTCTCCCCCCGGCAGGAGTCATATATGCGCCTGGACTTCCAGAAAGCGACGTTAGAGTGCAAGGCGATGTATCGCCATAATAACGATAACTGGTCCATGAGCCTGCCGGATAGAGCCGATGACCCGGAGACCTTAGCCCATTGGAGCGCTCTGACGGAAAATAACCTGGGTTCCCATGATATGCAGTTGAGCGAACTGCTCGACAGCATGGAAGCGAACGAACGTCCCCTCGTCAGCGGGGACGAAGCACGCCGCATCTTAGAATTTGCTGCAAGTCTTTATAAATCCGCTTTTACTGGTCAACCCGTTCACAAAGGGGATATCACACCAGATGATCCTTTTTATTACGCGATGAATGGCTCGACCGAAACAGCCTAA
- a CDS encoding tagaturonate reductase, with protein MLKKLNRSNIESVPAYPERIVQFGAGNFLRAFADWAIQELNEQTDFDSSVVVVKVTPGTYTELDEQDGLYHVYLQGIQDGQEVTRTQLITCISRTVYPYDDWAAYLDLAAQPEIRFLISNTTEAGISYDESDRADATPPSSFPAKLALFLCHRYQRFNGGADKGCIIIPTELVEDNGTQLQTMILRYAEQWGLEAGFMEWVQTANIFCNTLVDRIVPGYPKAQSEAILAEAGYEDDLLVMGELYHSWIIEAPDQIKQEFPVDQTDLNIKVVADAAPYRETKVRILNGAHSSMVPIGYLLGLESVRESMEHPVLGPFLQALIRQEVIPSMDLPADELEPFAADVFDRFRNPGIHHRLLSIAVNSSAKVKTRLVPSIKAYASKYGEVPPRLVIAMAAFIRMYKGQWQGETVPLNDDPAVIDWFRQQWQTQPSMPDLARAVLQYKPLWDEDLSQIPGLQDQLSTYLQQIDEVGLLPLLEKLKN; from the coding sequence ATGCTAAAAAAACTGAATCGAAGCAACATAGAGAGCGTCCCTGCCTACCCGGAGCGGATTGTGCAGTTTGGCGCGGGTAATTTTTTGCGCGCCTTTGCTGATTGGGCGATACAAGAACTCAATGAACAGACCGATTTCGATAGTAGCGTCGTCGTCGTCAAAGTGACGCCGGGCACCTATACAGAACTTGACGAGCAGGACGGCCTTTATCACGTTTATTTGCAGGGCATCCAGGATGGGCAGGAAGTCACCAGGACACAGCTCATCACCTGCATCAGCCGGACTGTTTACCCTTATGATGATTGGGCCGCTTATTTAGACCTGGCGGCCCAGCCTGAAATCCGCTTTTTGATCTCTAACACCACAGAAGCAGGCATCAGCTATGACGAGAGCGACCGCGCCGATGCGACGCCACCGTCGTCTTTCCCGGCGAAGCTGGCCCTATTTTTGTGCCATCGCTACCAGCGTTTTAACGGTGGTGCGGATAAAGGCTGCATCATCATCCCGACAGAGCTTGTCGAAGATAATGGGACACAATTGCAGACGATGATCTTGCGCTATGCTGAGCAATGGGGCCTTGAAGCTGGCTTTATGGAATGGGTCCAGACGGCCAATATATTCTGTAATACCCTGGTCGACCGTATTGTGCCCGGTTACCCCAAAGCCCAGAGTGAAGCTATCCTGGCAGAGGCAGGCTATGAAGATGACCTGCTTGTCATGGGCGAGCTTTATCATAGCTGGATCATCGAAGCGCCCGACCAGATCAAACAAGAATTCCCTGTCGATCAGACCGATCTCAACATCAAGGTTGTGGCGGATGCCGCCCCTTACCGCGAGACGAAAGTACGCATCCTCAATGGGGCGCATAGCTCCATGGTGCCGATTGGTTACCTGCTCGGCCTGGAAAGCGTGCGCGAAAGTATGGAGCATCCGGTATTGGGGCCATTTTTGCAGGCCCTCATCCGGCAAGAAGTCATCCCGTCTATGGATTTACCTGCCGATGAACTGGAACCCTTCGCGGCGGATGTCTTCGACCGATTCCGCAATCCTGGCATTCATCATCGTCTGCTGAGCATTGCCGTGAATTCCAGCGCCAAAGTGAAGACGCGCCTCGTGCCTTCGATCAAAGCCTATGCCAGTAAATACGGTGAAGTACCGCCGCGTCTCGTCATAGCGATGGCGGCTTTCATCCGCATGTACAAAGGCCAATGGCAGGGCGAAACAGTCCCGCTCAATGATGACCCGGCAGTGATTGATTGGTTCCGGCAGCAATGGCAAACTCAACCATCGATGCCAGACTTAGCGCGTGCCGTGCTACAATATAAGCCGCTCTGGGATGAAGATTTATCACAAATCCCTGGCTTACAGGACCAGCTCAGCACCTATTTACAACAAATTGATGAGGTGGGCTTGCTGCCACTCCTTGAAAAACTGAAAAATTAA
- a CDS encoding GntR family transcriptional regulator, which produces MGIAYRSKKEVIYERLKDDILQGNIEPGSRLVIDDLASKLNVSQIPIREAIRQLEADGFVTTEPYVGATVTEIDATFIFEVFALLESMEVICGRAACETMTHDDWATLSQMIDAMAATMTNPAEWSQQNKALHLFICQCAHTELVLKMLTKVLDHWDRLRLQFLRDVSSHRIEAAQAEHQTLLAALKQRDADAVEHLIREHNQRALASYIEHLQTQGHLV; this is translated from the coding sequence ATGGGCATCGCATACCGCAGTAAAAAAGAAGTGATTTATGAACGCCTCAAGGACGACATCCTGCAAGGCAACATCGAGCCAGGGTCCCGGTTAGTCATCGACGACCTGGCGAGCAAGCTCAACGTCAGCCAGATACCCATCCGCGAGGCCATCCGACAATTAGAAGCTGACGGCTTCGTCACCACAGAGCCTTATGTCGGGGCCACAGTGACGGAAATCGACGCGACCTTTATCTTTGAGGTCTTCGCCCTGCTGGAATCCATGGAAGTCATCTGTGGGCGAGCAGCCTGCGAAACAATGACCCATGATGATTGGGCCACCCTCAGCCAGATGATTGACGCTATGGCTGCCACCATGACCAACCCGGCGGAATGGTCGCAACAAAATAAGGCTCTGCACCTGTTTATTTGCCAGTGCGCCCATACAGAACTGGTCCTGAAAATGTTGACGAAAGTGCTCGATCATTGGGATCGGCTGAGGCTGCAATTCCTGCGGGATGTTTCCAGTCATCGCATAGAAGCGGCCCAGGCCGAGCATCAGACGCTGCTGGCAGCACTCAAACAACGTGACGCAGACGCTGTTGAGCACCTCATCCGGGAACATAATCAACGTGCCCTGGCAAGCTATATTGAGCATCTGCAAACACAGGGGCACTTGGTTTAA
- a CDS encoding Gfo/Idh/MocA family protein has protein sequence MSEKKRYALVGTGSRASMFIDAITLTYTDVAELVAFSDLSQTRMDWYNENVMVKRGFAPLPTYPSADFDRMIEETKPDVVIVTTMDATHHIYITRAMELGCDVITEKPMTTDIDKLHAIYDTIERTGRSLRVTFNYRYAPAYTRYRELIMQGVIGKPLAVDFSWILDTSHGADYFRRWHREKQNSGGLLVHKATHHFDLVNWWIDSYPVQVFAMGGLQFYGQENAEERGEHYSYKRYTGEPEAKDDPFALFLDEKEVFRGLYMNAEKETGYLRDRNVFGEPITAEDTMNVTVRYQNGVLMSYCLIAYAPWEGLKIAITGTKGRIEMEIVENINHLNGDGAAKASKGAFKTATIRVYPMFGESYEVDVPMGDGGHGGADPIMLEQIFSPNPPDDPFTRAATHIDGAASILVGISGNIAMQTGQLVNIPDLFELPQRQASSTSATPQGK, from the coding sequence ATGAGCGAAAAGAAGCGTTATGCACTGGTGGGGACGGGTTCCCGGGCCAGCATGTTTATTGACGCCATCACACTGACCTACACCGATGTGGCCGAGCTGGTTGCTTTTAGCGACCTCAGCCAGACGCGCATGGATTGGTACAATGAGAATGTCATGGTCAAGCGCGGCTTTGCCCCGCTGCCGACGTATCCTTCGGCTGATTTTGATCGCATGATCGAAGAGACCAAGCCCGATGTCGTCATTGTGACGACCATGGATGCGACCCATCACATCTATATCACCCGTGCAATGGAATTGGGCTGTGATGTCATCACGGAAAAGCCCATGACGACCGATATTGATAAGCTGCATGCCATCTACGATACCATCGAGCGCACAGGCCGTTCTCTGCGTGTGACGTTTAATTATCGCTATGCGCCGGCTTATACGCGCTATCGTGAACTCATCATGCAGGGCGTGATTGGCAAGCCGCTTGCAGTCGATTTCTCCTGGATTTTGGATACCAGCCACGGCGCGGATTACTTCCGTCGTTGGCACCGCGAAAAGCAGAACAGCGGCGGTTTGCTGGTACACAAAGCCACTCATCACTTCGATCTGGTCAACTGGTGGATTGATTCTTACCCGGTACAGGTTTTTGCTATGGGCGGCCTGCAATTCTATGGGCAGGAAAATGCCGAGGAGCGCGGCGAGCATTATAGCTATAAACGCTATACGGGCGAGCCGGAAGCGAAAGACGATCCTTTTGCGCTCTTCCTGGATGAAAAAGAAGTCTTCCGCGGCCTGTATATGAATGCGGAAAAAGAAACCGGGTATCTGCGTGATCGTAATGTATTTGGTGAGCCGATCACAGCAGAGGACACGATGAACGTCACGGTACGCTATCAAAATGGTGTGCTCATGTCCTATTGCCTGATCGCTTATGCGCCCTGGGAAGGCCTCAAAATTGCGATTACGGGCACCAAGGGCCGCATTGAGATGGAAATTGTCGAGAATATCAATCATCTCAACGGCGATGGCGCTGCTAAGGCCAGCAAAGGTGCCTTTAAGACAGCGACAATCCGCGTTTACCCCATGTTCGGCGAGAGCTACGAAGTCGATGTGCCGATGGGTGACGGCGGCCATGGTGGGGCGGACCCCATCATGCTGGAACAAATCTTCTCGCCCAATCCGCCGGATGATCCCTTCACACGGGCTGCAACGCATATTGATGGCGCTGCGTCCATCTTAGTTGGCATCTCTGGCAATATCGCCATGCAGACCGGGCAACTCGTCAATATCCCAGACCTGTTCGAACTGCCCCAGCGCCAAGCAAGCTCAACCTCAGCGACACCGCAGGGAAAATAA